In Erigeron canadensis isolate Cc75 chromosome 6, C_canadensis_v1, whole genome shotgun sequence, the following are encoded in one genomic region:
- the LOC122604999 gene encoding protein FREE1-like: MQHHHYGDYNFTTTTLFYYPPPNPTTHFHHQPPYASAPPFSPTTTCHPPPPPPPPPYHPTNLISPSNRYPMIKKYPHFDSSPYISCSTFNNNNVSLYDDNYDHHNFPPPPPKKWLLGKKHDLGASIAGDGVTWKNEVVIDHTVPKKDVTEGGGEQKFRVKWLAETGGQSTMDVLCQIKLDGIQMRDPSTRRTLKIYPLDTITNFEVYDSSTFAFWYKSTVDIEPRRVRLQSDSYTTNTLLDTITAATIQIKEMDGRTRPVDAVKVTEQSTEKKEGSGDEMDIIKPPDEENHQWVLYKSATNCSGCGGDVSASNKKRHCRQCGDMFCNKCTRERIALPSEDNAPQVRGNIKCQCDNARRRNHNELCYAQGESKSAAKRRAQKLGRCFKCGNFSHDKACPENHDNDFRNLFFHGPIRCYTERLLNPRGYAHARMNLELDRLSENTKRKFSS, translated from the exons ATGCAACATCATCATTATGGGGATTACAacttcaccaccaccactctaTTTTACTATCCTCCTCCTAATCCAACCACCCATTTCCACCACCAACCACCTTACGCCTCGGCCCCACCTTTCAGCCCCACCACCACATgccacccaccaccaccaccaccacctcctccttATCACCCCACCAATCTCATCTCTCCTTCAAACCGATATCCTATGATCAAGAAGTACCCCCATTTTGATTCTTCTCCTTATATTAGCTGCAgtacttttaataataataatgtttcaTTATATGATGATAATTATGATCACCACAATTTCCCCCCTCCACCTCCAAAAAAGTGGTTACTCGGGAAGAAACACGACTTAGGGGCGTCAATTGCCGGTGACGGGGTTACATGGAAAAATGAGGTGGTGATTGATCATACGGTCCCGAAAAAGGATGTTACAGAAGGTGGTGGGGAGCAGAAGTTTAGAGTCAAGTGGTTGGCTGAAACTGGTGGCCAGTCTACCATGGATGTTCTTTGTCAG ATAAAATTGGATGGAATCCAAATGCGCGATCCTTCTACCCGTCGAACTTTGAAAATATATCCTCTTGACACGATAACGAATTTTGAA GTGTATGATTCATCTACCTTTGCATTTTGGTACAAAAGTACTGTAGATATCGAGCCAAGGCGTGTAAGGCTGCAATCCGATAGTTACACCACAAACACATTGTTGGACACAATAACTGCGGCAACCATTCAG ATTAAGGAAATGGATGGGAGGACCAGGCCTGTTGATGCTGTAAAAGTTACTGAGCAGTCGACGGAAAAGAAAGAAGGTTCGGGTGACGAGATGGACATAATCAAACCCCCAGATGAGGAGAACCATCAATGG GTACTCTATAAATCTGCTACTAATTGTAGTGGCTGTGGAGGTGATGTTAGTGCTTCTAACAAGAAG CGTCATTGCCGGCAGTGTGGAGATATGTTCTGTAACAAATGCACTCGTGAAAGAATTGCTCTTCCATCAGAAGACAATGCTCCTCAAGTTCGTGGAAATATTAAGTGTCAGTGTGATAATGCCAGGCGACGCAATCATAATGAATTATGTTACGCACAAGGAGAATCAAAGTCCGCGGCAAAGCGTAGAGCACAAAAACTAGGAAGATGTTTCAAATGTGGCAACTTTTCACATGACAAAGCATGTCCAGAGAACCACGACAATGATTTCAGAAATTTGTTTTTCCATGGACCGATTAGGTGTTATACCGAAAGACTGTTGAACCCAAGAGGATACGCTCATGCACGTATGAATTTAGAACTCGACCGTTTGTCTGAAAATACGAAACGTAAGTTTTCTTCATGA
- the LOC122604085 gene encoding prostaglandin E synthase 2-like, which produces MATTAIRKVSRLAATAHRAAAVASFSTTATTRRHSILQTASYSTINNNNTPLNSFPPTPRSQLFDRINVVQNCARCHVASYSTATSAEVVDEKYVPNDVVLYQYQACPFCNKVKAFLEYNDVPYKIVEVNPMNKKEIKWSDYKKVPILMVDGEQMVDSSEIIDKMYQRMHPDSVSEDEETQKWRRWVDNHLVHVLSPNIYRSPSEALESFDYITSHGNFSFTEKLVAKYGGAAAMYFVSKKLKKRHNITDERKALYEAAETWVYALAGRQYLGGSEPNLADLAVFGVLRPIRDLKSGKDMVANTHIGEWFARMESQMKPNRGMTNKGA; this is translated from the exons ATGGCAACAACGGCAATCAGAAAAGTCAGTCGTCTCGCCGCCACCGCCCACCGTGCTGCGGCGGTTGCTTCCTTCTCCACTACCGCCACTACTCGCCGTCACTCGATCCTTCAAACGGCGTCGTATAGcaccataaataataataataccccTTTGAACTCCTTTCCGCCGACACCACGGTCTCAATTGTTTGATCGGATTAACGTCGTTCAGAACTGCGCCAGGTGTCATGTTGCATCTTATTCAACTGCCACGTCAGCAGAGGTTGTTGATGAGAAATACGTCCCTAACGACGTCGTTTTATATCAGTACCAAGCTTGCCCTTTCTGTAATAAGGTTAAAG CATTTCTTGAATATAATGATGTTCCCTACAAGATTGTGGAAGTCAATCCTATGAATAAAAAGGAAATTAAATGGTCTGACTACAAAAAGGTGCCGATTTTGATGGTGGATGGAGAACAAATGGTTGATTCTTCAG AAATCATTGATAAAATGTACCAAAGGATGCATCCCGATTCTGTTTCTGAAGATGAAGAAACGCAGAAGTGGCGTAG GTGGGTGGACAATCATCTGGTGCATGTCTTATCACCAAATATATACAGAAGTCCCTCTGAGGCTCTTGAATCATTTGATTACATCACCTCCCATG GTAATTTTAGCTTCACTGAAAAGCTGGTGGCAAAGTATGGTGGAGCAGCAGCTATGTATTTTGTGTCGAAGAAACTGAAGAAGAGACATAACATTACTGATGAGCGAAAAGCCTTGTATGAAGCTGCAGAGACATGGGTTTATGCTTTAGCGGGTAGACAGTATCTTG GTGGTTCAGAACCAAATTTGGCTGACCTTGCTGTGTTTGGAGTCCTGAGGCCTATACGTGATCTCAAGTCGGGAAAGGATATGGTGGCTAACACTCATATCGGTGAATGGTTCGCTAGGATGGAGAGCCAAATGAAGCCTAATCGTGGCATGACCAACAAAGGAGCATGA